A stretch of [Clostridium] scindens DNA encodes these proteins:
- a CDS encoding DUF5107 domain-containing protein — MSNKQVHVWEETITLPTYKVYPPEKSPLFIENRAYQGSSGKVYPLPVTEKISDEKEDVEYKAIYLENDYLLVMVLPELGGRIQRALDKTNNYDFVYYNHVIKPALVGLTGPWISGGIEFNWPQHHRPSTYSPVDYHFEEHEDGSSTVYVSEIDKMYGTKGMASFTLYPDKAYIEIKGRLYNRTDTPQTFLWWANPAVPVNEHTYSVFPPDVHAVMDHGKRAVSTFPIATGEYYKYDYSEGIDISCYRNIKVPTSYMAAHSDYDFIGNFDEKVDAGLLHVADHHISPGKKQWTWGNSDFGQAWDRNLTETDGPYIELMTGVYADNQPDFTWLKPYEEKTFTQYFMPYKHVGRVKNATKDAAIGMDLSNGKCIIKAYTSGVFADSTIIVKNQGGTLFTDQADLTPERFYEASFHTELADLSGVTATIYDSGMFPLVTYEAVTEELEPTPDPADPLLSPQELKTTEELYLGAQHLEQYRHATLNPEDYYLEGLRRDPSDIRLNNGYGLLLYRRGNFEESIRHFNKAIEKQTWKTPNPYYGESYFNLGLALVMTGDDKGAYDAFYKSTWSYETQGAGYYWLACLSVKRGDYRNALEFIDNALIRGWHNMKARTLKAAILRLLHMDSQELLDESLKIDPLDMGIRYEGALRSGSLDDWKDKMRTPVHNYLELALDYIKAGLYDDALTILASCTADSPMLGYYQGYVYERKGDAAKAAKMYQQGEAACPDYCFPNRAEEVVILESAASLLGKAPYAHYYLGCLLYDKKQYEKAALHWEEAAEGAPDFAMNWRNLAIYYYNKRKDIDRALEYMKKAFELDSAYSRFLLEYDQLRAKAGISVEERLELLSAHLDLVTGRDALYVEYISLLNCTGQYDKALECLNGHLFHPWEGGEGKVSTQYRYALTQKALGLLESGNYDEAIRLLEATKVYPNNLGEGKLPNVQDNIADYYIGKAYQAKNDSAAACEYFEKASTGLDEPSGVLYYNDQPSDTILYQGLANEELGNTAAAKKCYHQLLAFGKKHIFDEVTYDYFAVSLPEIEVFPDNIKERNDIYCRYLMALGHIGLGEKDEADALLHEILRLKADYQGAIRHLPMTE, encoded by the coding sequence AGAGGACGTAGAATACAAGGCGATTTACCTGGAAAATGATTATCTGCTTGTCATGGTCCTGCCGGAACTCGGCGGCCGTATCCAGCGCGCACTAGACAAAACCAACAATTATGACTTCGTATATTATAACCACGTGATCAAGCCGGCCTTGGTAGGCCTTACCGGTCCATGGATCTCCGGCGGCATCGAATTCAACTGGCCGCAGCATCACCGTCCATCCACCTACTCTCCGGTAGACTATCACTTCGAGGAGCATGAAGACGGCTCATCCACCGTATACGTCAGCGAGATTGATAAGATGTACGGTACCAAAGGAATGGCCTCCTTTACGCTCTATCCGGACAAGGCATATATCGAGATCAAGGGACGCCTTTACAACCGTACCGACACGCCGCAGACCTTCCTCTGGTGGGCGAATCCGGCCGTACCGGTCAATGAGCACACCTATTCCGTATTTCCGCCGGACGTCCATGCAGTAATGGACCACGGAAAGCGCGCGGTATCCACTTTCCCCATCGCCACCGGCGAATATTATAAATATGACTATTCTGAAGGGATCGACATTTCCTGCTACCGCAACATCAAAGTGCCTACCTCCTATATGGCAGCCCACTCCGATTATGACTTTATCGGAAACTTTGATGAGAAGGTAGATGCCGGCCTGCTGCATGTGGCAGACCACCACATTTCCCCGGGCAAGAAGCAGTGGACATGGGGAAACAGCGACTTCGGCCAGGCATGGGACCGCAACCTGACAGAGACGGACGGCCCGTACATCGAGCTGATGACCGGCGTCTATGCGGACAATCAGCCGGACTTCACCTGGCTGAAGCCTTATGAAGAAAAGACATTTACCCAGTACTTCATGCCTTATAAGCATGTAGGAAGAGTAAAAAATGCCACCAAGGATGCTGCCATCGGAATGGACCTTTCAAATGGCAAATGCATCATCAAGGCCTATACATCCGGCGTCTTCGCTGATTCAACAATCATCGTGAAGAACCAGGGCGGCACTTTGTTTACGGATCAGGCAGACCTTACGCCGGAACGGTTCTATGAGGCCTCTTTTCATACAGAACTTGCAGACTTAAGCGGCGTAACCGCGACCATATATGACAGCGGCATGTTCCCGCTTGTAACCTACGAAGCAGTAACCGAGGAGCTAGAGCCGACTCCGGATCCGGCAGATCCGCTGCTTTCTCCGCAGGAACTTAAGACCACCGAGGAATTGTATCTGGGCGCCCAGCATCTGGAGCAGTACCGTCATGCCACCCTCAACCCGGAAGACTATTATCTGGAAGGACTCAGGCGCGACCCATCCGACATCCGCCTGAATAACGGCTACGGCCTTCTTCTGTACAGACGCGGAAACTTCGAAGAAAGCATCAGGCATTTCAACAAAGCCATTGAGAAACAGACCTGGAAGACCCCGAACCCCTACTACGGCGAAAGTTACTTCAATCTCGGCCTGGCCCTCGTCATGACAGGGGATGACAAAGGCGCTTACGATGCCTTCTACAAATCCACCTGGAGTTATGAGACGCAAGGCGCAGGCTACTACTGGCTGGCATGCTTATCCGTAAAGCGCGGCGATTACCGGAATGCCCTGGAATTCATCGACAATGCCCTGATCCGGGGATGGCACAACATGAAAGCCCGCACCTTGAAGGCGGCCATCCTTCGTCTGCTTCACATGGATTCCCAGGAACTGCTGGATGAAAGCCTTAAGATCGACCCGCTGGATATGGGCATCCGCTACGAAGGGGCTTTAAGATCAGGCAGTCTGGACGACTGGAAGGACAAGATGCGCACGCCCGTGCATAATTACCTGGAACTTGCCCTGGATTATATCAAGGCAGGCTTATATGATGACGCGCTTACCATCCTGGCTTCCTGCACAGCGGACTCTCCGATGCTTGGCTATTACCAGGGCTACGTATATGAACGCAAGGGCGATGCCGCCAAGGCGGCTAAGATGTATCAGCAAGGCGAGGCCGCCTGCCCCGACTACTGCTTCCCGAACCGCGCGGAAGAAGTCGTTATATTAGAAAGCGCTGCCTCCCTGCTCGGCAAAGCGCCTTACGCCCACTATTATCTGGGCTGCCTGCTCTATGACAAGAAGCAGTACGAGAAAGCGGCCCTGCATTGGGAAGAAGCCGCTGAAGGCGCGCCGGACTTTGCCATGAACTGGCGTAATCTTGCCATCTACTATTACAATAAGAGAAAAGACATAGACCGGGCGCTGGAATACATGAAGAAGGCCTTCGAACTGGATTCTGCCTACTCCCGCTTCCTGCTGGAATACGACCAGCTGCGCGCAAAGGCAGGCATCTCCGTAGAAGAACGCCTGGAACTGCTTTCCGCCCATCTGGATCTTGTGACTGGCCGGGATGCGCTGTATGTAGAATACATCTCGCTTCTTAACTGCACCGGACAGTATGACAAGGCGCTGGAATGCCTGAACGGCCACCTGTTCCATCCATGGGAAGGCGGAGAAGGGAAAGTCAGCACCCAGTACCGCTATGCGCTGACGCAGAAAGCGCTGGGCCTTCTTGAAAGTGGCAATTATGATGAAGCCATCCGGCTTCTTGAGGCCACGAAAGTATATCCAAACAATCTGGGAGAAGGAAAACTTCCGAATGTCCAGGACAACATCGCCGACTATTATATCGGAAAGGCCTACCAGGCAAAGAATGACTCTGCTGCTGCCTGTGAGTATTTTGAAAAGGCTTCCACAGGACTGGATGAGCCATCCGGCGTCCTCTACTACAACGACCAGCCCTCCGACACCATTCTCTATCAGGGTCTGGCCAATGAAGAACTGGGCAACACGGCTGCAGCGAAAAAATGCTACCATCAGCTTCTGGCCTTTGGAAAGAAACACATTTTCGACGAAGTGACCTATGACTATTTTGCCGTGTCACTTCCGGAAATCGAAGTATTCCCTGACAATATCAAAGAGCGCAATGATATCTACTGCCGCTATTTGATGGCATTGGGCCACATCGGCCTGGGCGAGAAGGATGAGGCAGACGCTCTGCTTCATGAGATCCTTCGGTTAAAAGCCGACTACCAGGGCGCGATCCGTCATCTTCCAATGACTGAATAA
- a CDS encoding HAD family hydrolase gives MIEGIIFDVDGTLWDSTEEVAYSWNQAIKEQTDMDRTLTAEQLKREFGKPLEEIMDDLFPELAQKEQERLADHLYKYENKWVETAPCIVYDQMAETVRELSRKYKLFIVSNCQSGYIEAFLKNTGLGEYFADYTCPGDTGKLKGENIRIIMERNGIKEAIYVGDTQGDANACKEAGIPMIFAAYGFGQVEEEHVAIQSFGELLELEFEKSGGK, from the coding sequence ATGATAGAAGGAATTATATTTGACGTAGACGGAACCCTGTGGGACTCCACGGAAGAAGTGGCATATTCCTGGAACCAGGCAATCAAGGAACAGACGGATATGGACAGGACGCTGACGGCTGAGCAGCTAAAGCGGGAGTTTGGCAAGCCTTTGGAGGAGATCATGGACGACCTGTTCCCGGAACTTGCGCAAAAAGAGCAGGAGAGACTGGCAGACCATCTCTATAAATATGAGAATAAATGGGTAGAGACAGCACCCTGCATCGTCTATGACCAGATGGCAGAGACGGTTCGCGAACTGAGCAGAAAGTATAAGCTCTTTATCGTCAGCAACTGCCAGTCCGGCTACATAGAAGCTTTTCTTAAGAATACCGGACTTGGAGAATATTTTGCAGATTATACCTGCCCGGGAGACACCGGAAAGTTAAAAGGCGAGAATATCCGCATCATCATGGAGCGAAATGGAATCAAGGAAGCCATCTATGTAGGCGACACCCAGGGAGATGCCAATGCGTGCAAAGAGGCGGGGATTCCTATGATATTCGCGGCATATGGCTTCGGCCAGGTGGAAGAAGAGCATGTTGCGATCCAATCTTTTGGGGAACTGCTGGAACTTGAATTCGAAAAAAGCGGCGGGAAGTAA
- a CDS encoding zinc-dependent alcohol dehydrogenase: MKTVLVNKDGSLSVQEVPKPKYGPKQALTKTIANGICGTDIHLMKKAFKGVTQEMYPLMLGHENVGEVVEVGEEVTGLKVGDKVLLPFVDPDPEHLGPYGSAWGALSEYCVVNDAAAYQEGEVPDLAKAQCIIPDDIDPVDAVMLITLREVLSNVKYFGIEKDKPVVIFGCGPVGLTFIKMCKMVGANPVIAIARNEPKRKNALDGGADIALNSKECDITKEIRDMFPQGVPFVIDAVGSEDVVNDAMGLICDRGEICCYGVPRKEEMHIDFSKADYNWVLNFQQFPRKDEEAAAHSEVIQWIREGKIDLKDYISDYFSFDDVIEAYDKAMNKQVLKKGIVVF, translated from the coding sequence ATGAAAACAGTACTTGTAAATAAGGATGGCTCTTTGTCCGTCCAGGAAGTTCCGAAGCCCAAATACGGCCCGAAGCAGGCTTTGACCAAGACGATTGCAAACGGTATCTGCGGAACGGATATTCATCTGATGAAAAAAGCCTTTAAGGGAGTTACGCAAGAGATGTATCCGCTTATGCTGGGGCATGAAAATGTAGGAGAAGTGGTAGAAGTAGGCGAGGAAGTAACCGGGCTTAAGGTTGGGGACAAGGTGCTGCTTCCTTTCGTAGATCCGGATCCGGAACATCTGGGACCTTATGGCTCTGCATGGGGAGCGTTGAGCGAGTACTGCGTGGTAAATGATGCTGCGGCGTACCAGGAAGGAGAGGTGCCTGATCTGGCAAAGGCACAGTGTATCATTCCTGACGATATCGATCCGGTGGATGCCGTCATGCTGATCACCTTGAGAGAAGTGTTAAGCAATGTAAAGTACTTCGGCATTGAGAAGGATAAGCCGGTGGTAATATTTGGATGCGGCCCGGTGGGGCTTACCTTCATTAAGATGTGCAAGATGGTAGGAGCCAATCCGGTGATTGCGATCGCGAGAAATGAGCCTAAGAGGAAGAACGCGCTGGATGGCGGTGCGGACATAGCGCTGAACAGCAAGGAATGCGATATTACCAAGGAGATCCGGGACATGTTTCCGCAAGGAGTGCCGTTCGTGATCGACGCGGTAGGCTCTGAAGATGTGGTAAATGACGCCATGGGCCTGATCTGTGACCGAGGAGAGATCTGCTGTTATGGAGTCCCAAGAAAAGAAGAGATGCACATTGACTTCAGTAAGGCCGACTATAACTGGGTGCTTAATTTTCAGCAGTTCCCGCGCAAAGATGAAGAGGCAGCTGCGCACAGCGAAGTGATCCAGTGGATCCGGGAAGGGAAGATCGACCTGAAAGACTACATATCCGATTACTTCTCTTTTGATGATGTGATCGAGGCTTATGACAAGGCAATGAATAAGCAGGTACTGAAAAAAGGAATCGTAGTGTTCTAA
- a CDS encoding VOC family protein codes for MIKDRRLGHLGMASRDVDATVAWYVDVLGFEKIGEFKAPNGNDIKFIRNKEGCIYEIFPSEDGEDAGAYGKIDHYCFESEDVEKDYEYCLEQGYTITTEGIEELPGLWERGVRFFKIGAPTGQQVEFCQIL; via the coding sequence ATGATTAAAGACAGAAGACTTGGCCATCTGGGCATGGCGTCCAGAGATGTGGATGCTACGGTCGCATGGTATGTGGATGTACTGGGATTTGAGAAAATCGGTGAGTTTAAGGCGCCAAATGGAAATGACATCAAATTTATCCGGAATAAGGAAGGATGCATCTATGAGATATTTCCGTCCGAGGACGGTGAAGATGCCGGTGCCTATGGCAAGATCGACCACTACTGCTTTGAGTCGGAGGACGTGGAGAAGGATTATGAATATTGCCTGGAGCAGGGCTATACGATTACCACGGAAGGGATTGAAGAACTGCCGGGACTGTGGGAGCGGGGAGTACGCTTTTTCAAGATTGGCGCGCCGACCGGTCAGCAGGTGGAATTCTGCCAGATATTATAG
- a CDS encoding glycerol dehydrogenase, translating to MIASRTMSFGSPGRYIQGPGEIRRLAQHTAKYGDKVFAVIDPFFYDSLTPQLTAQYEEHHAQFTSIPFEHEVTEERIAAIARKAAEAGAQMIMGIGGGKTLDTAKGAANTLKLPVVIVPTSASTDAPTSALSVIYKENHEHSHSINYIKSPDIVIIDSEIIANAPVRFLVSGMGDAMATLFEAKANAASNSPNYICQEAGAFRRTKVAMTIAELCYDTILEYGVAAKIANEQHVVTEALEAVIEANTLMSGLGFENTACACAHAVGDGITATPNGTKTLHGEKVAFGTLCELVAENAPSEIVEEYIAFCMEVGLPTTLKDLQVELTEENLQLIADNASLTELVREPYEITGEMLKNIVKAADALGRYYQAD from the coding sequence ATGATAGCATCTAGAACCATGTCTTTCGGCTCACCCGGAAGATATATCCAGGGACCTGGAGAAATCCGCCGTCTTGCACAGCATACAGCAAAATATGGAGACAAGGTGTTCGCAGTCATTGACCCATTCTTCTATGACAGCCTGACGCCTCAGCTGACGGCGCAATATGAGGAACACCATGCTCAGTTTACCAGCATTCCTTTCGAGCACGAGGTGACCGAAGAACGGATCGCCGCCATTGCCAGAAAAGCGGCGGAGGCTGGCGCTCAGATGATTATGGGCATTGGAGGCGGTAAGACTCTGGACACTGCAAAAGGGGCGGCTAACACGCTTAAGCTGCCGGTTGTCATCGTTCCCACCAGCGCTTCCACCGATGCCCCAACCAGCGCGCTTTCCGTCATCTACAAAGAGAATCATGAGCATTCCCATTCGATCAACTATATTAAGAGCCCTGATATCGTCATCATCGACAGCGAAATCATTGCCAACGCGCCGGTTCGGTTCCTCGTATCCGGAATGGGCGATGCGATGGCTACCTTATTCGAAGCAAAGGCAAACGCCGCTTCCAACAGCCCCAATTACATCTGTCAGGAGGCCGGCGCCTTCCGCAGGACAAAGGTTGCGATGACGATCGCGGAATTATGCTATGACACCATTCTGGAATACGGCGTCGCCGCAAAGATTGCCAACGAGCAGCACGTCGTTACAGAAGCCTTGGAAGCCGTCATCGAGGCCAACACTTTAATGAGCGGCCTGGGCTTCGAGAATACGGCCTGCGCCTGCGCCCACGCTGTAGGCGACGGCATCACCGCAACGCCAAACGGAACCAAGACCCTCCACGGAGAAAAAGTCGCCTTCGGCACCTTATGCGAGCTGGTTGCCGAAAATGCCCCTTCCGAAATCGTTGAAGAGTACATAGCCTTCTGTATGGAAGTCGGACTTCCCACCACTCTTAAAGACCTGCAGGTAGAACTGACCGAAGAAAACCTTCAGCTGATCGCAGACAACGCCTCCCTGACCGAACTCGTCCGCGAGCCCTACGAGATCACAGGCGAAATGCTGAAAAACATCGTAAAAGCCGCCGACGCCCTAGGCCGCTACTACCAAGCAGACTAG
- a CDS encoding ABC transporter permease, whose protein sequence is MITNNTYVIFLILFIVCAVMSSTFLQPVNLMNICLQQSGPILVALGMLFVILTGGIDLSVGAVTALSSSCAYVLMRDHEVSLAVAFLIAILVGIAMGLLNGILVAYGKMQGFVTTLATLSIGNGAALIVSEGAPVRCSNVAAVKAMASKDFGYPIVIGCVIIIIIIALVQKYTSYGRIVIACGSNSTAVQLAGINVKKYVCSCYVVSGFLASIAGMFIASRTQTASSTLGKGGELDAIAACVIGGASLAGGKGNVVKAVIGALIIALISNIMNLKGVPAYPQEIVKGCIIIAAVLLQIATDRSESAV, encoded by the coding sequence TTGATTACGAATAATACATATGTTATATTTCTGATACTGTTTATCGTGTGCGCGGTGATGTCAAGCACATTCCTGCAGCCGGTCAACTTAATGAATATCTGCCTTCAGCAGTCCGGCCCGATCCTCGTGGCGCTTGGCATGCTGTTCGTCATCCTGACAGGGGGCATTGACCTTTCCGTAGGCGCGGTAACGGCATTATCTTCTTCCTGTGCCTATGTTCTGATGAGAGACCACGAAGTGAGCCTTGCGGTAGCCTTCCTGATAGCAATTCTAGTTGGCATCGCTATGGGGCTTCTGAATGGTATTCTCGTGGCATATGGCAAGATGCAGGGATTTGTAACGACTCTGGCTACGCTGTCGATTGGTAACGGGGCAGCCTTAATCGTATCAGAAGGCGCCCCGGTACGCTGCTCTAATGTGGCAGCCGTTAAAGCGATGGCCAGCAAGGACTTTGGCTACCCCATCGTGATTGGATGCGTGATCATCATCATCATTATCGCGCTTGTACAGAAATATACCTCCTATGGACGTATCGTGATTGCCTGCGGCTCCAACAGCACTGCCGTACAGCTTGCGGGTATCAATGTAAAGAAGTATGTATGCTCCTGCTATGTAGTTTCAGGATTCCTTGCTTCGATTGCCGGAATGTTTATTGCGTCCAGAACGCAGACCGCGTCATCTACGCTTGGAAAAGGCGGCGAGCTTGATGCGATCGCAGCCTGCGTCATCGGCGGCGCAAGTCTTGCAGGCGGCAAAGGAAATGTTGTAAAAGCAGTGATCGGCGCGCTGATCATTGCGCTGATCAGCAACATCATGAACTTGAAAGGCGTACCAGCCTATCCGCAGGAAATCGTGAAAGGATGTATTATCATTGCGGCTGTTCTGCTGCAGATTGCGACCGATAGGAGCGAGAGCGCGGTGTAA
- a CDS encoding sugar ABC transporter ATP-binding protein — protein MEGQYRLEMKNITKRFGGVKALTDVSLKVEPGEIHALIGENGAGKSTLMKILSGAYQRDSGQIFIDGREVKITNPKESKDLGVAIIYQEFMLAPDLTVAENIFIDKLSAGKATINWKKLRADAREQLEKLGFSDINPNAKCGSLSVAYQQVVEICKCLTRDAKILVFDEPTAVLTFSEIEKLFEVIHKLKDQGVSVIYISHRLEEIFQLSEHITVLKDGTYVDTVETSGFDKQRLVNLMVGREMTDMFPKRNAKIGDTVLKVEDLHAGKMVQGVSFEVKAGEVLGFNGLVGAGRTETMRAVFGADKKESGKVYYFGKEVSWKSPRAAIKEKFGLLPEDRKKQGLLLEQSIRMNTTLACLDRITKGGIINHKSEKAFVKDVLASIQTKYGDTEDNANSLSGGNQQKVALAKWIAADCKCIVFDEPTRGVDVGAKTEIYKVINTLAEKGVAVIMISSEMPEVIGMCDRVMVMRNGKISGEVGKDELSEETLIKFAMGV, from the coding sequence ATGGAAGGGCAGTATAGACTTGAAATGAAAAATATCACAAAACGCTTTGGCGGAGTTAAGGCTCTTACAGACGTTTCTTTAAAAGTTGAGCCTGGCGAGATTCATGCTCTTATAGGAGAGAACGGTGCCGGCAAATCTACGCTGATGAAGATTTTGTCTGGCGCATATCAGAGGGATAGCGGACAGATTTTTATAGATGGCAGGGAAGTCAAGATTACAAATCCAAAAGAGTCCAAGGATCTGGGCGTTGCGATTATCTATCAGGAATTCATGCTCGCGCCGGACTTGACGGTGGCGGAGAATATCTTTATAGATAAGCTCTCGGCAGGAAAGGCAACGATTAACTGGAAGAAGTTAAGGGCGGATGCAAGGGAGCAGCTTGAAAAACTAGGATTTTCCGATATTAACCCGAATGCAAAATGTGGCAGCCTGAGCGTTGCATACCAGCAAGTGGTCGAAATCTGCAAGTGTCTGACCAGAGACGCGAAAATACTTGTATTCGACGAGCCAACGGCAGTTCTGACATTTTCTGAGATAGAAAAACTATTTGAAGTCATCCATAAGCTAAAGGATCAGGGCGTAAGCGTGATCTATATTTCGCACCGTCTGGAAGAGATCTTTCAGTTAAGCGAGCATATCACGGTTCTCAAGGATGGTACTTATGTAGATACAGTGGAGACGTCGGGATTCGATAAGCAGAGGCTGGTTAACCTGATGGTAGGACGGGAGATGACCGATATGTTTCCGAAGAGGAATGCGAAGATCGGCGACACCGTCCTGAAGGTGGAAGATCTGCACGCAGGAAAGATGGTGCAGGGCGTTAGTTTTGAAGTAAAAGCCGGGGAAGTACTCGGATTCAACGGGCTTGTAGGGGCCGGAAGAACGGAGACGATGCGGGCTGTCTTCGGAGCAGATAAGAAAGAGTCCGGCAAGGTCTATTATTTTGGAAAGGAAGTAAGCTGGAAGAGCCCCCGTGCCGCCATCAAGGAAAAGTTCGGCCTTCTTCCGGAAGACAGAAAGAAACAGGGATTATTGCTGGAGCAGAGTATCCGTATGAATACGACGCTTGCCTGTTTAGATAGAATTACGAAAGGCGGCATAATCAATCATAAGTCTGAAAAGGCGTTTGTCAAAGATGTCCTGGCAAGCATACAGACGAAATACGGCGATACGGAAGATAATGCCAACAGCCTGTCCGGCGGCAACCAGCAGAAGGTGGCGCTGGCGAAATGGATTGCGGCGGACTGTAAATGTATTGTCTTTGACGAACCTACCAGGGGAGTCGATGTAGGCGCTAAGACGGAGATATACAAGGTAATCAATACGCTTGCGGAAAAGGGCGTTGCGGTGATCATGATATCGTCTGAAATGCCGGAGGTCATTGGCATGTGCGACCGCGTAATGGTCATGCGTAATGGGAAGATCTCAGGCGAGGTCGGCAAGGATGAACTGTCTGAAGAAACATTGATTAAATTTGCGATGGGGGTCTAA
- a CDS encoding substrate-binding domain-containing protein, with product MKKKLLGVLLCVAMVASMAVGCGGSDKGSDDSKDAKKSDDKGGKYKIGIAMKTQDGPYFVTLTKAVQEKCAEIGLVDKASDVVVLNADMDVAKQSENFETFISQKYDMVFCDCIDPDNVIADEQAAHDAGIPVINIDSGVNDGSYCVTTVYSDNKQNGRLCGKSFAESMGDEEIYSIMLSGEKGNVAGTERRQGLICGVLEQRLGISEDEAWKLTKDADDQLLNKGSYTNEEAKFTIAGQGWGNWTVNDILNDANDLVVKTKDKLNTMFAENDQMLFGGMQAADDAGLTGIHYVAAADGALEAYDYINGTTECKSGEYYCTGENSPWQVAITATNIAKEILVDGKDPESYDEVTMTEAVCVTKDNVDERYEYGF from the coding sequence ATGAAGAAAAAGTTATTGGGCGTGCTGCTATGTGTAGCAATGGTAGCGTCGATGGCAGTTGGATGCGGAGGATCAGATAAAGGCTCCGACGATTCCAAAGATGCGAAGAAGAGTGACGACAAAGGTGGCAAGTACAAGATTGGCATTGCCATGAAGACCCAGGATGGTCCTTACTTCGTAACATTGACCAAAGCAGTTCAGGAGAAATGCGCAGAGATCGGACTTGTTGACAAGGCTTCTGATGTAGTCGTGCTGAATGCGGATATGGATGTTGCAAAACAGTCTGAAAACTTCGAGACATTTATTTCTCAGAAGTATGATATGGTCTTCTGCGACTGTATTGACCCGGACAACGTAATCGCAGATGAGCAGGCCGCTCATGATGCAGGAATTCCGGTTATCAATATCGACTCTGGCGTGAATGACGGAAGTTACTGCGTGACCACCGTATATTCTGACAATAAGCAGAATGGACGTCTTTGCGGCAAATCATTTGCAGAATCTATGGGCGATGAGGAGATCTACTCCATCATGCTTTCCGGCGAAAAAGGAAATGTTGCAGGAACAGAGAGACGCCAGGGACTGATCTGCGGCGTTCTGGAGCAGAGGCTTGGAATCTCCGAAGACGAAGCATGGAAGCTGACGAAAGACGCTGATGACCAGTTACTGAATAAGGGCTCTTACACGAACGAAGAAGCAAAATTCACCATCGCTGGACAGGGCTGGGGCAACTGGACAGTAAATGATATTTTGAACGATGCCAATGACCTTGTGGTAAAGACGAAGGACAAGCTTAACACCATGTTTGCAGAGAATGACCAGATGTTATTCGGCGGCATGCAGGCAGCAGATGACGCGGGACTTACAGGCATCCACTATGTAGCGGCAGCGGATGGCGCGCTGGAAGCATATGACTACATAAATGGAACAACAGAGTGCAAATCCGGCGAATACTACTGCACAGGCGAGAACTCTCCATGGCAGGTAGCGATCACGGCAACAAACATTGCAAAGGAAATCCTGGTTGATGGAAAAGATCCGGAAAGCTACGATGAAGTAACGATGACAGAGGCTGTCTGCGTTACCAAAGACAATGTTGACGAGCGTTATGAATACGGCTTCTAA
- a CDS encoding glucose 1-dehydrogenase has protein sequence MNALEKLFSLEGKTAIVTGGAQGIGSVVAMRMAEVGANIAIFDMQEEKARKTAKEIAEATGKKTAAYGVDVTDPVQVKAAIEQADADMGGLDLLFNNAGIVLHKSAYDVTPVEWAKVINVNLNGEYYMASEFARYLKGKGKKGAICNTASMSGHIVNWPQEQASYNASKAAVIQMTKSLAVEYCKDGIRVNCISPGYMYTELTCHVNPDWQERWMDLTPYGRYGTPDELCGAVIYLLSDSASFTSGTDIIVDGCFTCV, from the coding sequence ATGAACGCACTGGAAAAATTATTTTCATTAGAAGGAAAGACAGCAATTGTTACAGGAGGCGCGCAGGGGATCGGAAGCGTGGTTGCTATGCGCATGGCGGAAGTCGGAGCCAACATCGCCATCTTTGATATGCAGGAGGAAAAGGCCAGAAAGACCGCAAAAGAAATTGCAGAGGCTACAGGAAAGAAGACGGCAGCCTATGGCGTGGATGTCACGGATCCGGTTCAGGTAAAGGCCGCGATCGAGCAGGCGGATGCTGATATGGGCGGGCTGGATCTTCTGTTTAACAATGCGGGCATCGTATTACATAAGTCTGCCTATGACGTAACGCCGGTAGAGTGGGCCAAGGTAATCAATGTGAATCTGAACGGAGAATATTATATGGCGTCTGAATTTGCCAGGTATCTGAAGGGGAAGGGAAAGAAGGGGGCCATCTGCAATACGGCATCTATGTCCGGCCACATTGTAAACTGGCCTCAGGAGCAGGCATCTTATAATGCGTCAAAAGCAGCGGTCATTCAGATGACCAAGTCTCTCGCGGTAGAATATTGTAAGGACGGAATCCGCGTAAACTGCATCAGTCCTGGATATATGTACACGGAACTGACATGCCATGTGAATCCGGATTGGCAGGAGCGCTGGATGGACCTTACGCCATATGGAAGGTATGGCACGCCGGATGAACTGTGCGGAGCAGTCATCTACCTGCTGTCTGATTCAGCCTCATTTACATCAGGAACGGACATTATCGTAGATGGATGTTTTACATGCGTATAA